A region of the Leucobacter komagatae genome:
CAGCGCCACCCGTGACCCACCCGAGGCCCACCCGCGCTGCGCCGTCGCGCACGCTCCACTCGGAACCGTCGTGCACGGTGACCGGGATGCCCAAGATAGCGGCGGCGGCCGCTACCCCGCCGCGGACCGCAGCGTCGTCGTGCTCCCGTTCCATGGTGAGTAGCCTATCTAGCCGGGTACGACTGGCAACGGACCGACCGACACCGGACCGACTGGCACCGGACCGACTGGCACCGGACCGACCGGTACCGTGCCGAGTGGTACCGTGGCACCATGCTCTCGTACGACGCTCATCCCGTGCTCGCAGAGGTCGCAGATGTCAGCCGGGAACTCTCGCGCACCCGCCCCGTCGCCGGTTCGACAGTGCCTCGGAGCGCGGTGTCTTCGAGCGCGGCGTCTCCGAGCGCGGCGCTCGCCGCAGATGCGCAGCAGGCGCTCGAGGCTCGCCTGGCCGCACTCTACGAGGATCCGGAGAGCCGCGAGCTCATTGACCGAGCACTCACCGAGCGCGCCGCGGTGCTGCGCGCGGCCGTGGAGGCCTGGCGGTCGACGCTTGCCGCGCGGGCCCTGCGCGACGAGGCAGCCCGCGTGGCGACCGGGGCCGCACGCGAGAAGCGGTCCCTCATCCAGGCCGAGACACTCCTGGTCGCGACACTGCACAGCCGCGCTGACAGGCTTGAAGCAGAACGAGAGTCTGGGCTGGCGGCCCGCCTCACGAATGGAGCCGCTCGAGACGGGGCGCTTGAGGCGCTCTCGGCGATCCGGATCCGTGAGGCCCGCGCGCAGCTCCGCCGAGGGCTCCTCCTCACCGCCCAAATGCGAGCGATCATCGCTGAGGCGACGCCCGCGCTCACCCGTGGCGAGCCGCTCCTCCTGCTTGGCGAGACTGGTGGCGCGAAGACCGCGCTCGCCGAGTACCTCTCGCGCGAGGAGCTCGGCGCCGAGCCCGAGCTCGTGTCTGGGTATGGCGACATCACGAGCTCTCAGCTCATCGGCAGCCACGAGTTGCGCTCGGATGGGGGCGCGACAGTGAGTGTCTTTGTGCCGGGGCCGCTGCTCCGGGCGATGACCGAGGGCAGGCCAGTCATCCTGGACGAGGTGAATGCGATGCCGTCGGAGTTCTTGAAACGGCTCAACCGCATCCTGCAGCTGCGGCCGGGCCAGGAGTTTGCCGTGCAGGAGAACAATGGCGCGCCCGTGAAGATTGCCGACGGGTTCGCGATTCTCGCGACCGCGAACGAACAGACCCCGCACCGCTACCGCGGAATCGACAGGATGAGCGCCGAACTCGTGAACCGCTTTGGCGCGAACAGTTATCGGGTGCATTACCCCGACGCGGGGCGCGAGTACACCGACTCCCCTCGCGAGAACGCGCTGCTCGCTGCCGCCGCAATCGCCGATCAGACGGGGGTGGTGCCCTTGGACGTCGACCAGCTCGAGCGCGTGGCTCGCGCGGCTTTCATCAGCCAGCAGGTCTTCGCGGGCTCGCACGGCGAGGGGTTCAATACGTTCGTCACGACCGAGCGCGAGATCGACGGTCGGCCCGGGCTCGAGGAGTCCGTGCTCGCGCCGCGAACCCTCGTCGCCATCGTGCAGAAGGTCGCGGGCAGCGGCGGGCAGGTGACGCTCGACCACGCACTCGACCGCTTCGTCGACGGAGTCATGCACGCGGAGGATCGCCAGGTGCTCACGCTCATCCTCCGGTCACAGGGCTTTCTTGCTGGGGCACGGGGTTAACACAGATCACGACAGCCCCGCGCCCATCTCGCGAGAAGTGCAGTTCGCACATTTCTTCCCGATAGAAGTGCACACCGCATACTGACGCGCAGCGGGGGCGCACATAGCCTGGCGGAGACCACTTCCACTCCTAGGCAAGGATGCTCATGGCAAGCAGCACGCACGGCGACGATTTCGCCCTCTCGAGAGTGCCCCAGTCCTCCCGCAAACACTGGTTCGGGATCGCAGTGCAGCGATTCGGCCAGGTGTCGGCGCTCTCCCAGTTCCTCCTCGGCGCGACGCTCGGGTACGCGATGACGTTTGGCGATGCAGTGCTGGCCTTCCTGCTCGGCTCGCTCATTCTCGAGGTCGTCATCGTGTTCGTCGGCCTCATCGGCCAGCGCGAGGGCCTGAACACCTCGCTGCTTGCCAAGTGGACGGGCTTTGGTGAGGTTGGGGCCTCCCTCGTTGGTCTCGCGATCGGCATCAGCCTCATCGGCTGGTTCGGCATCCAGTCCGCCATCTCGGCGCAGTCGCTCGACAATCTCATGCCCGGCATCTTCCCCGTGTGGGTGTGGAGCCTACTCTTCGGGCTCGCGGTGACCGCGATCGTCGCCTTCGGTTTCAAGGGCATGCAGCTGCTCGCGAACGTGACGGTGCCGCTGTTCCTGATCCTCGTCGGATGGTCGGTGATCAGCGAGCTTTCGCGCCACGACATCGGTGAGCTCATGACGGGGCCACCGCCCGGGCCCGCGATGAGCGTCTGGGCGGGCACCGGCATCGTCGCCGGCGGCCTCATCGTCGGTGCGATCATCTCTGCTGACATGACGCGGTTCAACCGCACGGGCCCCGACGTGGTGAAGCAGACCGTCGTCGGCGTGACGCTTGGCGAGTTCGTCATCGGCCTCTCGGGTGTGCTTCTCGCACATGCGACCGCAAGCGGCGACATCGTCGCGATCATCACGTCTTCCGTCGGGTTCATCGGGCTGCTCATCGTCATCACCGGCACACTGAAGATCAACGACTGGAACCTGTACTCGTCGACCCTCGGTCTCGTGAACTTCATCTCGACGGCGTTCGGGAAGCACCTGAACCGCGTAACAACAACGATCGTGCTGGGCGTCGTCGGCTCGGTGCTCGCGGCCGCCGGCATCCTCGGCCAGCTCACGGGGTTCCTCATGCTCCTCTCGGTCGCTTTCCCGCCGATCGCGGGTATCATGGTCGCCGAGTACTTCATCGTGAAGATCTGGCGCCCCGAGCTCGAGGCATCCCGCGCCGAGGGCCGCCTCCCCGCGACGGCACCGCGCCTTGTCCCCGCCACGATCATCATCTGGCTCGTTTCGTCGGTCGCTGGCTACTTCATCACCTGGGGCATCCCAGCCGTCTTCTCGCTGCTCATCTCCATGGTGCTCTACGTCATCGCGGGCAAGCTCGGCTGGGTTCGCCCGGTCGGTACCGTGCAGACGCGCCAGGCCGAGACCACAGCCAGCCAGGCATAGCGCCCAGCCAACCCAGGCATAGCGCCCAGCCAACCCAGGCATAGC
Encoded here:
- a CDS encoding AAA family ATPase; translated protein: MLSYDAHPVLAEVADVSRELSRTRPVAGSTVPRSAVSSSAASPSAALAADAQQALEARLAALYEDPESRELIDRALTERAAVLRAAVEAWRSTLAARALRDEAARVATGAAREKRSLIQAETLLVATLHSRADRLEAERESGLAARLTNGAARDGALEALSAIRIREARAQLRRGLLLTAQMRAIIAEATPALTRGEPLLLLGETGGAKTALAEYLSREELGAEPELVSGYGDITSSQLIGSHELRSDGGATVSVFVPGPLLRAMTEGRPVILDEVNAMPSEFLKRLNRILQLRPGQEFAVQENNGAPVKIADGFAILATANEQTPHRYRGIDRMSAELVNRFGANSYRVHYPDAGREYTDSPRENALLAAAAIADQTGVVPLDVDQLERVARAAFISQQVFAGSHGEGFNTFVTTEREIDGRPGLEESVLAPRTLVAIVQKVAGSGGQVTLDHALDRFVDGVMHAEDRQVLTLILRSQGFLAGARG
- a CDS encoding purine-cytosine permease family protein: MASSTHGDDFALSRVPQSSRKHWFGIAVQRFGQVSALSQFLLGATLGYAMTFGDAVLAFLLGSLILEVVIVFVGLIGQREGLNTSLLAKWTGFGEVGASLVGLAIGISLIGWFGIQSAISAQSLDNLMPGIFPVWVWSLLFGLAVTAIVAFGFKGMQLLANVTVPLFLILVGWSVISELSRHDIGELMTGPPPGPAMSVWAGTGIVAGGLIVGAIISADMTRFNRTGPDVVKQTVVGVTLGEFVIGLSGVLLAHATASGDIVAIITSSVGFIGLLIVITGTLKINDWNLYSSTLGLVNFISTAFGKHLNRVTTTIVLGVVGSVLAAAGILGQLTGFLMLLSVAFPPIAGIMVAEYFIVKIWRPELEASRAEGRLPATAPRLVPATIIIWLVSSVAGYFITWGIPAVFSLLISMVLYVIAGKLGWVRPVGTVQTRQAETTASQA